The following coding sequences are from one Neurospora crassa OR74A linkage group I, whole genome shotgun sequence window:
- a CDS encoding prenylated Rab acceptor 1, which produces MSRIQIPIDVLTSRLNMGERFQNFRSGSIANRFSNLRPLSEFFDIKRLSKPENFAEMQSRVNYNLGHFSSNYAVVFVMLCIYALLTNPWLLFDIVFVVAGMWFIGKLDGRDLEIGQHRFTTSQLYTGLYVVAIPIGLFSSPFLTVMWLIGASGLVIIGHASLMDKPIDEAFSGEAV; this is translated from the coding sequence ATGTCGCGAATTCAGATCCCCATAGATGTCCTGACGTCTCGCCTCAACATGGGCGAGCGTTTCCAAAACTTCCGTTCAGGCTCGATTGCCAACCGCTTCTCGAACCTGCGCCCTCTCTCGGAGTTCTTCGATATCAAGCGCCTCTCCAAGCCCGAAAACTTCGCCGAGATGCAGTCCCGCGTCAACTATAACCTGGGCCACTTCTCCAGCAACTATGCTGTCGTGTTCGTGATGCTCTGCATCTACGCCTTGCTCACTAACCCCTGGCTGCTCTTTgacatcgtcttcgtcgttgCCGGCATGTGGTTCATTGGCAAGCTCGACGGCCGTGATCTTGAGATCGGCCAGCACCGCTTCACCACTTCGCAGCTGTACACGGGACTGTACGTCGTTGCGATCCCGATCGGTCTTTTCTCTTCGCCCTTCCTCACTGTCATGTGGTTGATTGGCGCCAGCGGCTTGGTCATCATTGGCCATGCTTCGCTTATGGACAAGCCCATCGACGAGGCTTTTTCCGGGGAGGCGGTCTAA